A section of the Branchiostoma lanceolatum isolate klBraLanc5 chromosome 19, klBraLanc5.hap2, whole genome shotgun sequence genome encodes:
- the LOC136425778 gene encoding carcinoembryonic antigen-related cell adhesion molecule 20-like, which produces MMFTTLLHVLVVCSLSFYTGPTVEGAHIPVEMGQTATLPCTGVTNPFREWQRLGDDGTPTQLITLYKSGSTTDLQEKSGLDTFNLRGRFTATADDDFIATITNTRESDDGMYQCDSSSGGSIVHELLTYNVPVISGVSPSDTVVQAVGSSITLRCDVTSKPAANVTWSQNGTLRIETGSSLILSDIDYDDSGNYVCTASNGYGTAAERTIQVTVQRKETGTGGLGTGAIVGIVFGVLAFVLITVGLLVYFLVIKKPTCTK; this is translated from the exons ATGATGTTCACcacattgttacatgtactggTAGTATGCAGCCTCTCTTTTTACACAG GTCCAACAGTTGAAGGGGCACATATTCCAGTGGAGATGGGCCAGACCGCGACCCTGCCTTGTACAGGAGTCACCAACCCCTTTAGAGAGTGGCAGCGGCTTGGGGATGATGGTACTCCGACCCAGTTGATCACCCTGTACAAATCGGGCAGTACAACTGACCTCCAGGAGAAATCCGGTCTGGATACCTTCAACCTAAGAGGCAGGTTCACAGCTACAGCTGATGATGACTTCATAGCAACCATCACAAACACACGGGAAAGTGATGATGGGATGTACCAGTGTGATTCATCATCCGGAGGATCCATTGTTCATGAGCTGCTGACTTACA ATGTCCCAGTGATCAGTGGAGTTTCTCCATCTGACACCGTAGTGCAAGCCGTGGGAAGTTCCATTACTTTACGTTGTGACGTCACCAGTAAACCTGCCGCCAACGTGACGTGGTCCCAGAACGGTACCCTGAGGATCGAGACAGGCTCCTCCCTCATACTCAGTGATATTGACTACGATGACAGCGGCAACTATGTGTGCACAGCTAGCAATGGGTatggaactgcagcagaaagAACCATCCAGGTTACTGTCCAGCGGAAAGAGACAG GTACTGGTGGCTTGGGGACTGGAGCTATCGTTGGCATCGTCTTCGGAGTGCTAGCTTTTGTTCTCATCACCGTTGGTCTTCTCGTGTATTTCCTGGTTATCAAGAAACCTACTTGTACCAAATAG
- the LOC136425130 gene encoding endothelial cell-selective adhesion molecule-like: MGQTATLPCTGVTNAFREWQRLGDDGTETQLITLYKSGSTTDLQEKSGLDTFNLRGRFTATADDAFTATITNTRESDDGMYQCDSSSGGSIVHELLTYKLNLVRIQPAGPATGYVGGTFDVTCTADSKPAASFNWTKQGDSSFTATGATLRIINLGNTDGGTYLCTAYHAYASDTASVQLMINEQPATTPTSTQGQTEDGGCSGPDVVAGAAVGCFIGGLLVGGAAVFLFLRFRTAKNGDGKDTRDPADRQYENVAHSRATAQRPGSGSDEYEVPMETIQPPPQPPQSSDDYQELRPAIYQSLQKH; the protein is encoded by the exons ATGGGCCAGACCGCCACCCTGCCTTGTACAGGAGTGACAAACGCCTTCAGAGAGTGGCAGCGGCTCGGGGATGATGGTACTGAGACCCAGTTGATCACCCTGTATAAATCGGGCAGTACAACTGACCTCCAGGAGAAATCCGGTCTGGATACCTTCAACCTAAGAGGCAGGTTCACAGCTACAGCTGATGACGCCTTCACCGCAACCATCACAAACACACGGGAAAGTGATGATGGGATGTACCAGTGTGATTCATCATCCGGAGGATCCATTGTTCATGAGCTGCTGACATACA AGCTTAATTTGGTAAGAATACAGCCTGCCGGACCTGCCACGGGATACGTCGGAGGTACGTTTGACGTAACCTGTACAGCAGACAGCAAACCTGCAGCCAGCTTCAACTGGACAAAACAAGGGGACAGCAGTTTTACAGCAACTGGAGCCACCCTGCGGATCATCAACCTCGGGAATACCGATGGAGGGACATACCTGTGTACAGCCTATCACGCATACGCCAGTGATACTGCTAGTGTGCAGTTGATGATCAATGAAC AGCCAGCAACCACTCCCACTTCGACACAGGGACAGACAGAAG ACGGGGGTTGTTCAGGACCCGACGTTGTAGCTGGGGCTGCAGTTGGATGTTTTATCGGCGGGTTACTGGTAGGGGGCGCTGCAGTGTTCCTGTTTCTACGTTTCAGGACAGCAAAGAATGGTGACGGGAAAG ACACCAGGGACCCCGCTGATAGACAGTATGAAAACGTGGCACATTCAAGGGCAACGGCACAACGACCCGGAAGCGGAAGTGACGAGTACGAAGTTCCCATGGAAACCATCCAACCACCGCCACAACCACCCCAGTCTAGTGATGACTACCAGGAGCTGAGGCCAGCCATCTACCAGAGTCTGCAGAAACACTGA
- the LOC136425132 gene encoding lachesin-like, producing MRSAVILCCLLAFVQQAQNEITLPDDGTTRTNLGDDSILEYGYTTLPGSSMLFEVWRKMPFRSGIAQRANNGTLNVFAAWRGRAEIVGQASMKLFSVTKDDAGVYQLSTTFSDGTRDSKERTLIVQFAPENTTVTATPGLVAKENDNQVVLTCQAGGIPAPTCTWTGDNLPADAAQDPNTGTLTITNIQRSAAGRYTCTADNGVPQLPGDDPAALTNSVNVQVLYGPSYATIADKVVLWSPVTLSCAVDTANPPATYTWSRINGSLPTYTDLGTAAGTLRLRSVQPDAVGTYQCSASNGIGNPVTATHVISEVEEGDCFRSGTLAGAAVGCLAAGMLLGGAAVFLLLRFRTAAGKKNPTTPLV from the exons ATGAGGTCCGCTGTGATTTTGTGCTGTTTGTTGGCATTTGTACAACAAG CTCAAAATGAAATCACCCTTCCTGATGATGGTACCACTCGAACAAACCTTGGTGACGATTCTATACTTGAGTACGGGTATACGACCCTGCCTGGTTCCTCTATGCTGTTTGAGGTCTGGAGAAAGATGCCATTCAGGAGTGGTATCGCCCAAAGGGCCAACAATGGGACCCTCAACGTCTTCGCTGCTTGGCGA GGCAGGGCAGAGATTGTTGGACAGGCCAGCATGAAACTCTTCAGCGTAACCAAGGATGATGCCGGAGTTTATCAGCTCTCTACAACCTTCAGCGATGGAACCCGGGATAGCAAAGAGAGAACCCTGATCGTCCAGT TTGCTCCAGAGAACACGACAGTCACAGCGACCCCTGGCCTGGTAGCTAAGGAAAATGACAACCAGGTGGTACTCACCTGCCAAGCAGGTGGCATCCCCGCCCCCACATGCACCTGGACAGGTGACAACCTGCCTGCTGATGCTGCTCAAGATCCAAACACGGGAACCCTGACCATCACCAACATCCAGAGAAGCGCAGCGGGCCGGTACACCTGCACAGCTGACAACGGAGTTCCGCAGCTGCCCGGAGACGACCCTGCGGCACTCACCAACAGTGTCAATGTCCAGGTCCTAT ATGGTCCCAGTTATGCCACCATCGCGGACAAGGTTGTGCTGTGGAGCCCTGTCACCCTCAGCTGTGCCGTAGACACCGCCAACCCTCCCGCCACTTACACCTGGAGCAGAATCAACGGCAGCCTCCCCACCTACACAGACCTGGGCACGGCCGCCGGGACGCTGAGGCTGAGGTCCGTCCAACCAGACGCTGTCGGGACCTACCAGTGTTCTGCATCCAATGGGATCGGAAATCCTGTGACCGCCACACATGTTATCAGTGAAGTGGAAGAAG GTGATTGCTTCAGATCCGGGACATTGGCTGGGGCAGCTGTGGGCTGTCTTGCTGCTGGGATGCTGCTAGGCGGCGCTGCAGTCTTCTTGCTTCTCCGTTTCCGAACAGCAGCCGGTAAAAAGAACCCCACCA ctccgctggtgtga
- the LOC136425738 gene encoding alpha-(1,3)-fucosyltransferase 7-like: MRSSRNHLFALSLVCLGILLVVYVTDKVVENRNTRDVNTDCDCSKNSALPNPEMTHPACDRDPKDDPNVNPLSKFYSIWYDQPTEKTLTKRDHANILIWTDLWDNQLRKKLPTGTGTMCPTMPGCIFSKYHDKIHEADAVLFEVSNLQRDYNPSVMPTVRYPHQHWIWFHTECPNFPSINFETYRSVFNWTITYRSDSDSSGAWGSLYRTYQRLKVEGVDPKKDYTVGKKKLAVWFISKCNSQANRVAYATELVKHMHVDVFGRCGKSVCAKWNVTCMPGIIRQYKFYLAFENMKCKEYLTEKFWRNALANDVVPVVLGANRSDYERLAPPHSYIHVDDFKSPKELADYLKMLGQDKEQYNAYFKWKTQPPKNMPLEEGVWCNLCRQIFDRCPTKRKLYTDLRLWFEGEHISMCDPLENVKHQKLQFVDDHFQIATYTD, encoded by the coding sequence ATGAGGTCATCACGAAATCATTTGTTCGCGTTGTCCTTGGTATGTTTGGGCATCCTTCTAGTCGTTTATGTCACAGACAAAGTTGTTGAAAACAGAAATACAAGGGATGTCAATACTGATTGTGACTGTAGCAAAAACAGCGCCCTTCCAAATCCTGAAATGACCCATCCAGCCTGTGACAGAGATCCTAAAGATGACCCAAATGTTAATCCCTTGTCAAAGTTTTATTCTATCTGGTACGATCAACCTACTGAAAAGACATTGACCAAACGGGATCACGCGAATATATTGATTTGGACAGACCTTTGGGACAACCAACTCAGGAAGAAACTACCCACGGGAACAGGCACAATGTGCCCAACTATGCCCGGTTGTATCTTTTCTAAATACCACGACAAAATTCACGAAGCTGATGCCGTTCTCTTCGAAGTGAGCAACTTGCAGAGGGACTACAACCCCTCTGTGATGCCCACAGTTCGCTATCCTCACCAACATTGGATATGGTTTCATACTGAGTGTCCGAACTTCCCGTCTATAAACTTTGAAACGTACAGGAGTGTTTTTAACTGGACAATCACGTATAGATCAGACTCTGACTCGTCCGGTGCATGGGGATCGTTATATCGGACCTACCAGAGACTCAAAGTCGAAGGCGTCGATCCTAAGAAGGACTACACAGTCGGGAAAAAGAAGCTGGCGGTTTGGTTCATCAGCAAATGCAACTCCCAGGCCAACCGTGTCGCTTATGCTACTGAACTAGTCAAACACATGCACGTAGACGTCTTTGGAAGATGCGGAAAGAGTGTCTGTGCGAAGTGGAACGTCACCTGCATGCCTGGTATCATCAGACAATACAAATTCTACCTCGCCTTCGAGAACATGAAGTGTAAGGAATATCTCACCGAGAAGTTCTGGAGGAATGCCCTGGCAAACGACGTCGTTCCAGTCGTTCTTGGAGCCAACAGATCTGACTACGAGAGACTCGCACCCCCGCACTCATACATACACGTGGATGACTTCAAGTCACCCAAGGAACTAGCAGATTACTTAAAGATGCTCGGTCAAGATAAAGAACAGTATAACGCCTACTTCAAGTGGAAAACTCAACCCCCTAAGAACATGCCTTTAGAGGAAGGGGTGTGGTGTAATCTGTGTAGGCAAATTTTTGATAGGTGCCCAACAAAAAGGAAACTTTATACCGACTTGAGACTGTGGTTTGAAGGcgaacacatttcaatgtgtgACCCTctagaaaatgtaaaacatcAGAAGCTTCAGTTTGTCGACGATCACTTTCAAATCGCTACTTACACGGactga